One segment of Trypanosoma brucei brucei TREU927 chromosome 8, complete sequence DNA contains the following:
- a CDS encoding serine/threonine kinase, putative, with protein MRGTKRIGRYELGKTLGSGNFSKVKIGRDVETGKEWAIKIIDKEQLVRERMEEQLKREIAVMKVLRQPNVIELREVMQTTNHIYIVLELVTGGELFDKIAAAKRFDENTARHYFHQLIAGVHYCHSQGIAHRDLKPENLLLDSDDTLKISDFGLSHLHNGNAGGQGTMLQTVCGTPNYVAPEVLKERGYDGVMADVWSCGVVLFVMLAGYLPFDDENVNALFTKIERGEYRMSRHFSPNARSLISRMLTVDPRRRITVAEITQHPWFVEGGNQTVPNTHQVVHVSDEEVQNAVQTV; from the coding sequence ATGAGAGGTACGAAACGCATTGGGCGTTATGAACTTGGAAAAACGCTCGGATCCGGAAACTTCTCAAAGGTAAAGATTGGCCGTGATGTGGAAACTGGAAAAGAATGGGCCATTAAAATTATAGACAAGGAACAACTCGTGCGGGAGCGGATGGAAGAGCAACTCAAACGAGAGATTGCAGTAATGAAGGTGTTGCGCCAACCGAATGTTATCGAGCTTCGAGAGGTTATGCAAACAACCAACCACATTTACATTGTACTGGAACTCGTTACTGGTGGGGAGTTGTTTGATAAAATCGCAGCAGCAAAGCGTTTTGATGAAAATACTGCACGTCACTACTTCCATCAACTCATTGCAGGTGTTCACTATTGTCATAGCCAAGGTATTGCCCACCGCGATCTTAAGCCTGAAAACCTGCTGCTTGACTCGGATGATACACTGAAGATAAGCGACTTTGGTCTCAGCCATTTGCATAATGGAAATGCAGGTGGACAAGGGACGATGTTGCAAACCGTTTGCGGCACTCCAAATTATGTGGCTCCTGAAGTACTGAAGGAACGCGGCTACGACGGTGTGATGGCTGATGTGTGGAGCTGCGGTGTGGTGCTGTTTGTGATGCTTGCGGGATATCTTCCTTTTGATGACGAGAATGTTAATGCTCTCTTTACCAAAATTGAGCGAGGGGAGTATCGCATGTCACGTCACTTTTCACCTAACGCTCGAAGTCTTATTTCGCGCATGCTAACCGTAGACCCGCGGCGTCGAATAACAGTTGCGGAGATTACCCAACATCCATGGTTTGTGGAAGGCGGGAACCAAACGGTGCCGAACACTCATCAGGTGGTTCATGTATCGGATGAAGAGGTGCAAAATGCGGTACAAACCGTCTAG